One Paenibacillus sp. FSL H7-0737 DNA segment encodes these proteins:
- a CDS encoding ABC transporter ATP-binding protein produces the protein MKTKNKGQNTWSKLLRYCRKYVPVIVIALICAAAGTVLTLFGPDKLSEITDKITAGLAGSIDMDGITTIGITLVIIYGVGALLSLSQGLIMSIITQKVSKKLRTDLAHKMNKLPISYYNKSATGDILSRVTNDVDTIGQSMNQSIGNVVTALAMFVGSVVMMLKTNVIMTLTAIVATIIGFGLMVVIMKKSQKYFASQQEYLGKINGHVEEVYTGHNVVKAYNGEAQMRTTFQELNQGLKNSAFKAQFLSGLMPPLMGFIGNLGFVAVCIVGGVLAMNGTISFGVIVAFIMYVRYFTQPLSQIAQAAQSLQAASAAGGRVFEFLEAEEMEDESHKENTLPTAKGKVKFDQVQFAYETSEKLIINNFSTDVKPGQKVAIVGPTGAGKTTLVNLLIRFNELTGGEIYIDDMPISSLTRENIHDLFCMVLQDTWLFEGTIKENLIYNQQNITDEKLIEACKSVGLHRFIKSLSDGYNTVLNDKVNLSAGQKQQLTIARAMLKDAPMLILDEATSSVDTRTELLIQQAMDKLMEGRTSFVIAHRLSTIKNADVILVLKDGDILESGSHAELLAQNGFYAELYNSQFEQAS, from the coding sequence ATGAAAACCAAAAATAAAGGCCAGAATACATGGAGCAAGCTGCTCCGCTACTGCCGTAAATATGTTCCGGTTATTGTGATTGCGCTAATCTGCGCGGCAGCTGGAACGGTGCTCACGTTATTCGGCCCGGACAAACTCTCCGAGATCACCGACAAAATTACAGCTGGTCTTGCCGGCAGCATCGATATGGACGGCATTACTACCATTGGCATTACCCTCGTCATAATTTACGGCGTCGGTGCGTTGTTGTCACTCTCGCAAGGCTTGATCATGTCGATTATTACCCAGAAGGTCTCGAAGAAATTAAGAACTGATCTGGCTCATAAAATGAACAAACTTCCAATCTCCTACTATAATAAATCGGCCACAGGTGATATTTTATCCCGGGTAACGAATGATGTAGATACCATCGGGCAATCGATGAATCAGAGTATTGGTAATGTCGTAACCGCCTTAGCTATGTTCGTCGGTTCGGTCGTCATGATGCTGAAGACCAATGTAATTATGACCCTTACCGCTATCGTGGCAACGATCATCGGCTTTGGCCTTATGGTGGTCATTATGAAGAAATCGCAGAAATATTTTGCTAGCCAGCAGGAGTATTTAGGTAAAATCAACGGTCATGTCGAAGAAGTGTACACAGGACATAATGTAGTTAAAGCGTATAATGGCGAAGCGCAGATGCGCACTACCTTCCAGGAATTAAATCAGGGACTGAAGAACAGCGCCTTCAAAGCACAATTCCTCTCTGGGCTGATGCCACCCCTGATGGGCTTTATTGGTAATCTTGGATTCGTTGCCGTCTGTATCGTTGGAGGTGTACTCGCCATGAACGGTACGATTTCATTTGGGGTTATCGTCGCCTTCATTATGTATGTACGTTACTTTACCCAGCCGTTGTCTCAGATTGCCCAGGCCGCGCAGAGCCTGCAAGCTGCATCTGCAGCTGGCGGACGCGTGTTCGAATTTCTGGAGGCTGAGGAAATGGAAGACGAGAGTCACAAAGAGAACACACTGCCAACTGCTAAAGGTAAAGTGAAATTTGACCAAGTACAATTTGCGTATGAGACTTCAGAAAAACTGATTATCAATAACTTCTCGACAGATGTAAAACCTGGGCAAAAAGTGGCGATCGTTGGTCCTACCGGCGCAGGCAAAACTACGTTGGTCAATCTGCTCATCCGGTTCAACGAATTAACGGGTGGAGAAATCTACATCGATGATATGCCGATCAGCAGCCTTACGAGAGAGAACATTCATGATCTGTTCTGTATGGTCCTGCAGGATACCTGGCTGTTTGAGGGTACCATCAAAGAGAACCTGATTTACAATCAGCAGAACATTACAGACGAGAAGCTTATAGAGGCTTGCAAGTCCGTTGGCCTGCACCGCTTCATTAAATCCTTAAGTGACGGATACAACACCGTACTGAACGATAAAGTTAATCTGTCCGCCGGACAAAAGCAGCAGCTGACCATCGCTCGCGCGATGCTGAAAGATGCGCCGATGCTCATTCTTGATGAAGCTACAAGCTCAGTGGATACCCGTACAGAGCTGCTGATTCAGCAGGCAATGGATAAGCTTATGGAAGGCAGAACCTCTTTCGTTATCGCACACCGGCTCTCAACGATTAAGAATGCTGATGTGATTCTGGTCCTGAAGGACGGCGATATCCTGGAAAGCGGCAGCCACGCAGAATTGCTGGCTCAGAACGGATTCTATGCAGAGCTCTACAATAGCCAGTTTGAGCAGGCTTCTTAA
- a CDS encoding TrmH family RNA methyltransferase translates to MEIMSPQNTRVKEWAGLQEKKHRDKARKYIVEGVHLVQEALLAEADVECLAYDLDKGMPAELKGLLQSVQGMDVIGVTAAIISKCSSTNTPQPVFAIVRKEQQAVEAILAKKDSLVVVLDGVQDPGNVGTIIRSADAAGADGVILGQGCADLYNPKTIRSTMGSMFHLPVVEGDLSEILPQARERGALLVSTSLQGEESCYQHDFHGSQWLLIGSEGKGISPETARLVDKSIIIPMAGRAESLNAAMAATILLFEGMRQREA, encoded by the coding sequence ATGGAAATCATGTCTCCGCAAAATACGCGGGTTAAAGAGTGGGCCGGGCTGCAAGAAAAAAAGCACCGTGACAAGGCTCGTAAATATATCGTAGAAGGCGTTCATCTGGTACAGGAAGCGCTGCTGGCTGAAGCAGATGTGGAATGCCTTGCTTATGACCTGGACAAGGGAATGCCCGCTGAACTGAAGGGGCTTCTTCAGTCCGTTCAGGGCATGGATGTGATCGGCGTAACAGCGGCGATCATCTCGAAATGCAGCAGCACTAATACACCGCAGCCGGTGTTCGCCATCGTGCGGAAGGAACAGCAGGCGGTAGAGGCTATCCTAGCGAAGAAGGACAGCCTGGTAGTTGTCCTGGACGGTGTCCAGGACCCCGGTAATGTCGGCACCATCATCCGCAGCGCGGATGCAGCGGGAGCAGACGGAGTGATCCTCGGCCAAGGCTGTGCCGACCTCTACAATCCGAAGACCATTCGTTCCACGATGGGCTCGATGTTTCATCTCCCGGTGGTGGAGGGAGATTTAAGTGAGATTTTGCCACAGGCCCGGGAACGCGGGGCGTTGCTGGTAAGTACTTCGCTGCAGGGAGAAGAATCGTGCTATCAGCATGATTTTCACGGCAGTCAGTGGTTGCTGATTGGCAGTGAGGGCAAAGGCATTTCGCCGGAAACTGCGCGACTCGTGGACAAGAGTATCATCATCCCGATGGCAGGCCGCGCTGAATCACTAAATGCGGCGATGGCGGCGACGATTTTGCTGTTTGAGGGAATGAGACAGCGAGAGGCATAA
- a CDS encoding potassium channel family protein has protein sequence MAKKQYAIIGMGRFGSSVARALSGMGFDVLAIDADEQRTQEISNIVTHAVSADSTDEEALRALGIRNFDVVVVAIGEDIQASILTTLILKDLGVPAIIAKAKSELHGKVLGKIGADKVIYPERDMGMRVAHHLASPNILDYIELSPDYSILDMKVSGSMIGKNLQELDIRAKYGCNVMAIRQGEEMNISPRAEDRLIDGDILVIVGHKDNLTKLEIAYQ, from the coding sequence ATGGCCAAAAAACAATATGCCATCATTGGCATGGGGCGTTTCGGATCCAGTGTTGCGAGAGCACTCAGCGGTATGGGGTTTGACGTACTTGCGATTGATGCGGACGAGCAGCGGACACAGGAGATTTCAAATATAGTAACACACGCCGTATCTGCAGATTCAACGGATGAAGAAGCGCTGCGCGCACTTGGTATTCGCAATTTTGATGTGGTGGTTGTGGCTATTGGAGAGGACATCCAAGCAAGCATTCTTACAACTTTAATCCTGAAGGACCTTGGTGTACCAGCAATTATCGCAAAAGCAAAAAGTGAGCTGCACGGCAAAGTATTAGGGAAAATCGGTGCAGACAAGGTGATTTATCCTGAACGGGATATGGGAATGCGGGTTGCGCATCATTTGGCTTCGCCTAATATATTAGATTATATCGAGCTGTCGCCTGACTATAGTATTTTGGACATGAAGGTATCCGGATCGATGATCGGGAAAAATCTACAAGAGCTCGATATCCGTGCAAAATATGGATGTAACGTAATGGCTATTCGCCAAGGTGAAGAGATGAACATCTCCCCTCGCGCAGAGGATCGCTTGATCGATGGGGATATCCTTGTAATCGTTGGGCATAAAGATAACCTGACGAAGCTGGAGATCGCGTATCAGTAG